The following are encoded together in the Tepidiforma bonchosmolovskayae genome:
- a CDS encoding enoyl-CoA hydratase-related protein produces MTRTYENLLIDRVGTDGRVARITLNRPEKMNALSQELLFEFWDALHDLEADDTARVIIVRGAGRTFSAGYDLAPPRGGADGVVRRYRTTDEKGRRLLMGIRTGMQQITDIHLYFWNMAKVTIAQVHGYALAGGCELAMMADLVVAAEDAQLGHPGLRGLGTSRTGVIWPLVIGMRKAKELYYTGDSISGREAERIGMINYAWPKEELEENTIALADRLANATADHLAILKLNMNRFYENMGIYSSVRSSTDMDAMAQMTSFSYAWQDRMRESMEAGTGLKGALDWREGMYRNLPPGLKR; encoded by the coding sequence ATGACCCGCACCTACGAAAACCTCCTGATCGACCGCGTCGGGACCGACGGCCGCGTCGCCCGCATCACCCTCAACCGCCCCGAAAAGATGAACGCCCTCTCCCAGGAGCTCCTCTTCGAGTTCTGGGACGCCCTCCACGACCTCGAGGCCGATGACACCGCGCGCGTCATTATCGTCCGCGGCGCCGGCCGCACCTTTAGCGCCGGCTACGACCTCGCCCCGCCGCGCGGCGGCGCCGACGGCGTCGTCCGCCGCTACCGCACCACCGACGAAAAAGGCCGCCGGCTGCTCATGGGCATCCGCACCGGCATGCAGCAGATTACCGATATCCACCTCTACTTCTGGAACATGGCGAAGGTCACCATCGCCCAGGTCCACGGCTACGCCCTCGCCGGCGGCTGCGAGCTCGCCATGATGGCCGACCTCGTCGTCGCCGCCGAAGACGCCCAGCTCGGCCACCCGGGCCTCCGCGGGCTCGGCACCAGCCGCACCGGCGTCATCTGGCCGCTCGTCATCGGCATGCGCAAGGCCAAAGAGCTCTACTACACCGGCGACTCCATCTCCGGCCGCGAAGCCGAGCGGATCGGCATGATCAACTACGCCTGGCCGAAGGAGGAGCTCGAGGAGAACACCATCGCCCTCGCCGACCGGCTCGCCAACGCCACTGCCGACCACCTCGCCATCCTCAAGCTCAACATGAACCGCTTCTACGAGAACATGGGCATCTACTCGTCGGTGCGCAGCTCGACCGACATGGACGCCATGGCCCAGATGACGAGCTTCAGCTACGCCTGGCAGGACCGGATGCGCGAAAGCATGGAAGCCGGCACCGGCCTCAAGGGCGCCCTCGACTGGCGCGAAGGCATGTACCGCAACCTCCCGCCCGGCCTCAAGCGCTAG
- a CDS encoding MFS transporter, giving the protein MLPRFRHIPRPAWLLGLTSFFADLSSELVYPLIPIFLTATLGAPVAAVGLVEGVAEATAYATRPLAGRWSDAAGARKPFVVAGYALAAVGKLILALAPAWGVALAGRAVDRFGKGIRTPARDAMLADVATPENRGRIFGFHRAFDTLGAVVGPLFALLFLAVVGQQHLRWAIAIALVPAAISVLVVARVPEVRAPARRSSDDPRPGIRNLPAAYWLFLGVTGLFMLGNSSDAFLILRAKDLGLTTTAVVLAYVVYNAVYALLSYPAGALSDRIPRPAVIVGGYLVFAAVYLGFAVAGSGALAWVLFPLYGAYIAATEGIGKAFIADLAPPEARTTALGLFQGVTGGLVLAASLLAGVLWDAFGPKATFSFSAAAALLAALLAAALLAAGRLRPASV; this is encoded by the coding sequence GTGCTCCCGCGCTTCCGCCACATTCCCCGGCCGGCCTGGCTCCTCGGCCTCACCTCCTTCTTCGCCGACCTCTCCTCCGAACTCGTCTACCCGCTCATCCCGATCTTCCTGACCGCCACGCTCGGCGCGCCTGTCGCTGCCGTCGGCCTGGTCGAGGGCGTCGCCGAGGCCACCGCCTACGCGACGCGCCCCCTCGCCGGCCGCTGGAGCGACGCCGCCGGCGCCCGCAAGCCGTTCGTCGTTGCCGGCTACGCCCTCGCCGCTGTCGGCAAGCTCATCCTCGCGCTTGCCCCCGCCTGGGGGGTCGCCCTCGCCGGCCGCGCCGTCGACCGCTTCGGCAAGGGCATCCGCACCCCCGCGCGCGACGCCATGCTCGCCGATGTCGCCACCCCCGAAAACCGCGGCCGTATCTTCGGCTTCCACCGGGCTTTCGATACCCTCGGCGCCGTCGTCGGGCCGCTGTTCGCGCTCCTCTTCCTCGCGGTTGTCGGCCAGCAGCACCTCCGCTGGGCCATCGCCATCGCCCTCGTCCCCGCCGCCATCTCGGTGCTCGTCGTCGCCCGCGTGCCCGAAGTTCGCGCCCCGGCCCGTCGCAGCAGCGATGACCCCCGCCCCGGCATCCGCAACCTCCCGGCCGCCTACTGGCTTTTCCTCGGCGTCACCGGGCTCTTCATGCTCGGCAACTCCTCGGATGCCTTCCTCATCCTCCGCGCGAAAGACCTCGGCCTTACGACCACCGCCGTCGTCCTCGCCTACGTCGTCTACAACGCCGTCTATGCGCTCCTGTCGTACCCCGCCGGCGCCCTCAGCGACCGCATCCCCCGGCCTGCCGTCATCGTCGGCGGCTATCTCGTCTTCGCCGCGGTCTACCTCGGGTTCGCGGTCGCCGGCAGCGGTGCGCTCGCCTGGGTGCTCTTCCCGCTCTACGGCGCCTACATCGCCGCCACCGAGGGCATCGGCAAAGCGTTCATCGCCGACCTCGCTCCTCCCGAGGCCCGAACCACTGCGCTCGGCCTCTTCCAGGGCGTCACCGGCGGGCTCGTCCTCGCCGCCAGCCTCCTCGCCGGCGTCCTCTGGGACGCCTTTGGGCCGAAGGCGACCTTCTCCTTCAGCGCCGCCGCAGCACTCCTCGCGGCGCTCCTCGCCGCAGCCCTCCTCGCTGCCGGCCGGCTCCGGCCCGCCTCCGTATAA
- a CDS encoding cytochrome P450 encodes MVAAPNVNDPAFLENPFPFYELGRAMSPLVLPDRGLAMVFGYDDCAAILKDWETWSSRFPPPPDVTDPPEPTMLNSDPPRHTRLRSLVSQAFTPRMVEQLEPRIREITRELLEPALEAGACDLVAALAYPLPVIVIAEILGIPPEDRAQFKEWSDEVVASLGTGLGGGRQVRAEVFEEMREYFTRMTEERRRHPRNDLITGLVEAEQDGERLTFPDLLQMLILLLVAGNETTTNLISNAMLSFMEHRDELAKVEANPALIPSALEEVLRFNSPVQATARRPTRDVELRGRTIPAGMVTLVWLAAANRDPAQFPEPLRFDVTRSPNRHLAFGMGIHFCLGAPLARLEARVAYEELLGRATGFERTTDGPLPRVPTFFMRGVLELPIAFRRR; translated from the coding sequence ATGGTTGCCGCGCCGAATGTGAACGACCCGGCGTTCCTGGAGAACCCGTTCCCGTTCTATGAGCTGGGGCGGGCGATGAGCCCGCTGGTCCTGCCGGACCGGGGCCTTGCGATGGTCTTCGGCTACGACGATTGTGCCGCGATCCTGAAGGACTGGGAGACGTGGTCGTCGCGGTTCCCGCCGCCGCCGGACGTGACGGACCCGCCGGAGCCGACGATGCTGAATTCGGACCCGCCGCGGCATACGCGGCTGCGGTCGCTGGTGTCGCAGGCCTTCACGCCGCGAATGGTCGAGCAGCTGGAGCCGCGCATCCGGGAGATTACGCGGGAGCTGCTGGAGCCGGCGCTGGAGGCGGGCGCGTGCGACCTGGTGGCCGCGCTGGCGTACCCGCTGCCGGTCATCGTCATCGCCGAGATCCTCGGGATTCCGCCGGAGGACCGGGCGCAGTTCAAGGAGTGGTCGGACGAGGTGGTCGCCAGCCTGGGCACGGGGCTGGGCGGCGGGCGGCAGGTCCGGGCGGAAGTCTTCGAGGAGATGCGGGAGTACTTCACCCGGATGACGGAGGAGCGGCGCCGGCATCCGCGGAACGACCTGATCACCGGGCTGGTGGAGGCCGAGCAGGACGGCGAGCGGCTGACGTTCCCGGACCTGCTGCAGATGCTGATTTTGCTGCTGGTGGCCGGGAACGAGACGACGACGAACCTGATCAGCAATGCGATGCTGAGCTTCATGGAGCACCGGGACGAGCTGGCGAAGGTGGAGGCGAACCCGGCGCTCATCCCCTCGGCGCTGGAGGAGGTGCTGCGGTTCAATTCGCCGGTGCAGGCGACGGCCCGTCGGCCGACCCGGGATGTGGAGCTGCGGGGCCGGACGATCCCGGCCGGGATGGTGACGCTGGTGTGGCTGGCGGCGGCGAACCGCGATCCGGCGCAGTTCCCGGAGCCGCTGCGGTTCGATGTGACGCGCTCGCCGAACCGGCACCTGGCGTTCGGTATGGGGATTCATTTCTGCCTTGGGGCGCCGCTGGCGCGGCTGGAGGCGCGGGTCGCCTACGAGGAGCTGCTCGGTAGGGCGACGGGGTTCGAACGGACGACGGACGGGCCGCTGCCGCGGGTGCCGACGTTCTTCATGCGCGGGGTGCTGGAGCTGCCGATTGCCTTCCGGCGGCGGTGA